The nucleotide sequence ATTCCTGGAAGTGGAAACGCCGATCCTGACGAAATCGACTCCGGAAGGCGCGCGTGATTACTTGGTGCCAAGTCGCGTCCACGAAGGCGAATTCTACGCGCTTCCGCAATCACCGCAATTGTTCAAGCAAATGCTGATGGTGTCTGGCTTCGACAAGTACTACCAGATTGCCCGCTGTTTCCGCGACGAAGACTTGCGTGCAGACCGCCAGCCGGAATTCACGCAGATCGATATGGAAATGAGCTTCAAATCGATGGAAGAAATTCTGGAAATGAACGAGCGCTTAATGGTCCAAATGATGAGCGACGTCAAAGGCCTCGACATCGAACCGAAATTCCAGCGCATGAGCTATAACGAAGCAATGGACCGTTTCGGCTCCGACAAGCCGGATGTCCGCTTTGGCCTGGAACTGGTCAACGTTTCCGATTTGGTGAAAGATTCTTCGTTCAAAGTGTTCTCCGGAGCGGTTGAGGGCGGAGGACAAGTCAAATTGATCAACGTCAAAGGCCAAGCAGCCAACTACTCACGCAAAGACATCGATGCACTCGGCGCATTTGCAGCAGTTTACGGTGCCAAAGGGCTTGCGTGGTTGAAAGTGGAAGAAGACGGCGTGAAAGGCCCGATTGCAAAATTCTTCGAAGGCGATGCAGCCACTGCGTTAACAGAACGTGCAGAAGCGGAAGCGGGAGACCTTCTGTTATTCGTAGCCGATTCTTCTTCGGTCGTAGCAGATGCACTTGGTGCTTTACGCCTGAAGTTCGGCAAAGAACTTGGCCTGATCGACAACTCGCAATACAAATTTCTTTGGATCACGGACTGGCCGCTGTTTGAATACGATGAAAAAGAAGGGCGCTATTTCGCGGCTCACCACCCGTTCACAATGCCGTTTGAAGAAGACTTGGGCATCTTGACGACGTCGCCGGAGAAAGTGCGCGCACAGGCGTATGACCTTGTCTTGAACGGTTATGAGCTAGGCGGAGGCTCGCTGCGCATCTACCGCCGCGACATCCAGGAGAAAATGTTCCAGATGCTTGGATTTACGGACGAAGAAGCCCGTGCCCAGTTCGGCTTCTTGATGGATGCGTTCGAGTACGGTACGCCTCCGCACGGCGGGATTGCATTTGGCCTCGACCGTCTCGTTATGCTTCTTGCAGGGCGCACCAACTTGCGCGATACCATCGCATTCCCGAAAACAGCAAGCGCCAGCGATCTTCTGACGGATGCGCCGAGCCCGGTTTCCGAAACGCAGCTTGAAGAATTAAGCTTATCGGTCAGTGTTCAGAATAATGAAAAAGTACCAGAGTAAAGTTCTTGTGCAATTAAAAAAGGTGTGCTAACATACAAGTAGTAGAGAATCCTGATGTGTTCGTTTTAAGCTATTCAGTTTTGACCCAACATTTTGTCGTCGGGAGACCGGATTTCGTCATGGCTAACATGCCTCTCAGGGGAAGTTATAAGTGATGGAGAGGTCACCCACCTGCTAGAAGCGGGTTCAAAAACGATATGCAACACAAGGACGGCACGATTGGGATTCTCCATTATTTTAACTTTTCGCCCTCCGGCAATTTGTCGGGGGGTTTTTAATTGTGTATAATTCCTAGTATATCTCTCAACTTTCAATGTGAAGGGCAGGAAAATCATGTTACATCAATTTTCACGAAATGAATTAGCCGTGGGCAAAGAAGGAATCGAATTATTGAAAAACACGACTGTCGCTGTGCTGGGTGTGGGCGGCGTGGGGTCATTCGCCGCTGAAGCGTGTGCACGCAGCGGAGTCGGCCGCATCATCCTCGTTGACAAGGACAATGTCGACATCACCAACATCAACCGCCAGCTGGTGGCCAACCTTTCAACCGTCGGCCAGTCCAAAGCAGAAGTGATGAAAAAGCGCATTGCTGATATCAACACCGAATGTGAAGTGATTTCTTTACATATGTTTTATACGGAAGAAACGTTTGAGGAATTCTTCAGCTACAACCCGGATTACGTCATCGACGCATCCGACACGATGATCTACAAAGTCCACTTGATGCAGGAATGCTACAAGCGCGGCGTGAAAATCATCTCCAGCATGGGCGCGGCGAACAAAACCGATCCGACGCGTTTCCGCATTGCGGACATTTCCAAAACGCATACCGATCCGCTCGCCAAAATCATCCGCAAAAAATTGCGTGAAGCGGGAATCCGCAAAGGCATTCCGGTCGTCTTTTCCGATGAAAGCCCGATTGTCATCCGCGAAGACGTCGTCGGAACCGTCGGAAAGCCGGATGCAGCGATCCGCAAAGCGAAAATGCCGCCAAGCTCCAACGCCTTTACACCGTCTACGGTCGGCTTGATTTGCGCGAGCTGGGTCGTCAACGACATCACCCGCGAGATTCCGATCGAACGCGTCAGAAATAATTAATGGAAAGCCGGCTCACAGGTGGAGCCGGCTTTTGTGTGCCGAAATTGGCTGAACGCGCATAAATTTTTCTAAACGCGCATAAATTTCGCCAGACGCGCATAAATCCGTCTGACTCCCTACCTGTCAAGTAGACACGAGTTTATCGGCGTTTTTTCTCATATGCGATTATAGACGGAGAGCCGATTTCGCTTCCGTCCGAATTTCTTCGAGCCTAAAAACGCTTCTCAAAGTGGCTATTGATTAAGTGCGCGGTTTAAGCGGCCCGTGCTTGTAAATTGCGGTATGTAACCGGTGACGCACCGAGTTTCAGTTGCGGTCGTGTCTCGTTATAATACGTGATGTAGGCGGCTACTGCTGCGCGCATTTGGGCTGCCGTTTCAGGCACAGTGAAACCGGGCATTTCGGTTTTGAGCTTGCCAAAAAAGCTTTCAATCGGCGCATTGTCCCAACAGTTGCCCCGACGGGACATTGACTGGGTCAGTTCCATTTTTTTCAGGAGTCCTTGATAGCTATGGCTGGTGAACTGGATGCCCTGATCACTGTGGAGAAGGGCTTCTTTCTCGAACCCGCGTGCTTCCAACTGACGAACGGCCTCCAGGACAAAATCCACATCCAGGGTGTCGCTGATGGTGTAAGCAACGATTTCGTTATTGTATAGATCCAGAATTGCACATAAGTAGATAAAGTCCCGGAATGGCTTTTTCACTTCCAGGTAACTGATATCAACGGAAAACTTGAGACCCGGTCGCATGGCCTTGAAGTTCCGGTTCAGGAGATTATCGATAACCGCATGGCCGCTTCCGGCAGGACGTGGCTTTCGGCGTGCTGTCTTGAGCGGCATGCGATACATTTCCCGCATCCGGCGGATGCGTTTGAGACTGACGATATGAGTGTATACATTCTCGAGCTCCAGCTTAAACCGTTCGTGACCCAAATTCCCACCATGGGTGACGTAGAGCGAAAGCATCTGTTTTAAAAGCGCTTGGTCCCGTTCCGTTTGCGACTGCGCAGGGTCTTTTTTCAGCCGTTTGTAATAGCCCGCGCGGCTCAGGTTCTGGACTATGCCAATGAGCTCTGTAATCGGGAACCGGTTCTTGTGCTCTTCAACGAACACAAAGTCGAGGTCGATCGGTTTCACTCCTTTCGGAGCGCAATAAGCTTTTTTAAGTACATCACTTCAAGCTTCGTGCGTTCCAATTCAGCTTTGGTAATTTCCAATTCTGTTTTCGCGTCTTTGCCCGACTCCCGTGGCCCTCTGCGTTTTTCACGAAGCACCTCAAAAGACTTGGCTTCCTTCACCAGCCGCGCCCAGTGCCGGATATTGGCAGGGTTCTGAATCTCCAGGAGGGGGGCTAATTCGTTAACGGATCGTCCTTCAAAGTACTGTTCTACCGCCTGCTTCTTGGTTTCATAGGTATAGCTTTTTCGTGTGTTCACAGTCATCACTCCTTGGTTCAAGTTTGAAGGAACAATAAACTATTTGTCTACTTTTGGTTCATTGTCTCAGTCTGAACGCGCATAAAAACGGATTGCCAAAAGAAAAGGCGCTTTTCGCCAGCGACAAGCCATCAAAAAAGCCGTTTCCAAGGATGGAAACGGCTGCTGTTCTATTTTTTCTTTCGGAATGACTTCAATTTCTCGTAAATGCCGGCAAATTTCTTTTCAGAGCCGG is from Planococcus liqunii and encodes:
- the aspS gene encoding aspartate--tRNA ligase; translated protein: MSRSHYSGEVNEAVIGQPVSLKGWVQKRRDLGGLIFVDVRDRSGIVQVVFNPEISEEATKVGETLRNEFVVHIEGLVVARAEGQINPNMKTGKVEVQVTNASIINAAKNPPFAIEDNTDVNEDLRLKYRYLDLRRPAMYETFKMRSDITKSIRRFLDEEGFLEVETPILTKSTPEGARDYLVPSRVHEGEFYALPQSPQLFKQMLMVSGFDKYYQIARCFRDEDLRADRQPEFTQIDMEMSFKSMEEILEMNERLMVQMMSDVKGLDIEPKFQRMSYNEAMDRFGSDKPDVRFGLELVNVSDLVKDSSFKVFSGAVEGGGQVKLINVKGQAANYSRKDIDALGAFAAVYGAKGLAWLKVEEDGVKGPIAKFFEGDAATALTERAEAEAGDLLLFVADSSSVVADALGALRLKFGKELGLIDNSQYKFLWITDWPLFEYDEKEGRYFAAHHPFTMPFEEDLGILTTSPEKVRAQAYDLVLNGYELGGGSLRIYRRDIQEKMFQMLGFTDEEARAQFGFLMDAFEYGTPPHGGIAFGLDRLVMLLAGRTNLRDTIAFPKTASASDLLTDAPSPVSETQLEELSLSVSVQNNEKVPE
- a CDS encoding tRNA threonylcarbamoyladenosine dehydratase, producing the protein MLHQFSRNELAVGKEGIELLKNTTVAVLGVGGVGSFAAEACARSGVGRIILVDKDNVDITNINRQLVANLSTVGQSKAEVMKKRIADINTECEVISLHMFYTEETFEEFFSYNPDYVIDASDTMIYKVHLMQECYKRGVKIISSMGAANKTDPTRFRIADISKTHTDPLAKIIRKKLREAGIRKGIPVVFSDESPIVIREDVVGTVGKPDAAIRKAKMPPSSNAFTPSTVGLICASWVVNDITREIPIERVRNN
- a CDS encoding IS3 family transposase, whose amino-acid sequence is MKPIDLDFVFVEEHKNRFPITELIGIVQNLSRAGYYKRLKKDPAQSQTERDQALLKQMLSLYVTHGGNLGHERFKLELENVYTHIVSLKRIRRMREMYRMPLKTARRKPRPAGSGHAVIDNLLNRNFKAMRPGLKFSVDISYLEVKKPFRDFIYLCAILDLYNNEIVAYTISDTLDVDFVLEAVRQLEARGFEKEALLHSDQGIQFTSHSYQGLLKKMELTQSMSRRGNCWDNAPIESFFGKLKTEMPGFTVPETAAQMRAAVAAYITYYNETRPQLKLGASPVTYRNLQARAA
- a CDS encoding transposase translates to MNTRKSYTYETKKQAVEQYFEGRSVNELAPLLEIQNPANIRHWARLVKEAKSFEVLREKRRGPRESGKDAKTELEITKAELERTKLEVMYLKKLIALRKE